Proteins encoded in a region of the uncultured Erythrobacter sp. genome:
- a CDS encoding S9 family peptidase, with protein MTSSRIAQLTFAASLAMIPWSAAQADNHKDNTSVTTPADAVPSAPPIAEKREHSYTHHGITISDPYDWLYDKSYPTVDDEDVLDYVKAENAWFEAQMGPQKAMTEALFTEMRARIKEDESTVPQRRGEFLYWAEFEEGSQYRKHYRKPVGAPESAEPQLMLDENELAEGLEYFRLGAASVSKNGRYLAYSTDTNGSERYTARIKDLETGELLPDEIPNLRSSLTWVANDTALVYGPSSENWRTLEAKLHVIGTPVEDDVVLYKEDDESFGVGAGLSAQEDWLIISTGDNETSEVRFVSAADPTGEQVLVKPRQKGVEYGVDIRDGELFVWTNDEHINFRLAKAPVESPGDWQTVIAGSNEFYLTDFELFKDFFVTEGRLNGLDQIQLRQYDAPLDITPITFPEASYSAGLSNNPEYNQTRLRLGYESMVTPDSVYDYDVASASLELLKQQEIPSGYDASLYTTERLEIEARDGTMVPVSVVMRKDREAGGPLHLYAYGAYGYAVPPGFSTTRLSLVDRGFAYAIAHIRGGDDLGRRWYLQGKLNERTNTFNDFVDVGRGLIAKGYTAEGKVTASGGSAGGELMGAIVNQDPSQYGAIVAHVPFVDVLNTMLNAELPLTPGEWQEWGNPIEDKQAFAYILSYSPYDQVRAQDYPPMLVTAGLNDPRVTYWEPAKWVAKLRDVKTDDNVLLMKTNMGAGHGGKSGRWNSLYETAEEYSFILWQMGMTEEQDGE; from the coding sequence ATGACAAGTTCCCGGATCGCCCAGCTGACATTCGCCGCTTCGCTCGCAATGATCCCGTGGAGCGCGGCGCAGGCCGACAATCATAAGGATAATACAAGCGTGACCACACCTGCAGATGCCGTACCCAGCGCCCCGCCCATCGCGGAAAAGCGCGAGCACAGCTACACCCATCACGGCATTACCATCTCCGACCCGTATGATTGGCTGTATGACAAGTCCTATCCGACCGTCGATGACGAGGATGTGCTCGATTACGTGAAGGCAGAGAATGCGTGGTTCGAAGCGCAGATGGGCCCGCAAAAAGCGATGACCGAGGCGCTGTTCACCGAGATGCGCGCGCGGATCAAGGAAGACGAAAGCACCGTGCCTCAGCGCCGGGGCGAATTCCTGTATTGGGCAGAATTCGAAGAAGGTTCGCAGTACCGCAAGCACTACCGCAAGCCGGTCGGCGCGCCCGAAAGTGCTGAGCCGCAGTTGATGCTGGATGAGAACGAGCTGGCCGAAGGTCTCGAATATTTCCGCCTCGGCGCAGCGTCGGTCAGCAAGAACGGGCGCTATCTCGCCTATTCGACCGACACCAATGGGTCGGAGCGCTACACTGCGCGGATCAAGGATCTGGAAACCGGCGAATTGCTGCCCGACGAGATTCCGAACCTGCGCAGCAGCCTGACCTGGGTCGCGAACGACACGGCGCTGGTCTACGGCCCGTCGAGCGAAAACTGGCGCACGCTTGAGGCCAAGCTGCACGTCATCGGCACGCCGGTTGAAGACGATGTGGTCCTCTACAAAGAGGACGACGAGAGCTTTGGTGTCGGAGCGGGTCTGTCTGCGCAGGAAGACTGGTTGATCATCTCGACGGGTGACAATGAAACCAGCGAAGTGCGGTTTGTCTCAGCGGCCGATCCAACCGGTGAGCAAGTGCTGGTGAAGCCGCGCCAAAAGGGCGTAGAATACGGCGTCGATATTCGTGATGGCGAACTGTTCGTCTGGACCAATGACGAACATATCAACTTCCGCCTCGCCAAGGCGCCGGTTGAAAGCCCCGGCGATTGGCAAACGGTGATTGCCGGGTCGAACGAATTTTACCTGACTGACTTCGAGCTGTTCAAGGACTTCTTCGTCACCGAAGGGCGACTGAACGGCCTAGATCAAATTCAACTGCGCCAGTACGATGCGCCGCTCGACATCACGCCGATTACGTTTCCCGAAGCAAGCTACAGCGCCGGGCTTTCAAACAATCCGGAATACAATCAGACCAGGCTGCGGCTGGGTTATGAAAGCATGGTCACGCCGGATTCGGTGTATGACTATGACGTCGCCAGCGCCTCGCTCGAACTGCTGAAGCAGCAGGAAATTCCGAGCGGCTATGACGCCTCGCTCTATACAACCGAGCGGCTGGAGATCGAAGCGCGCGACGGGACGATGGTTCCGGTCAGTGTGGTGATGCGCAAGGATCGTGAAGCAGGCGGACCGCTGCACCTCTACGCCTATGGCGCTTATGGTTATGCGGTGCCGCCGGGTTTCTCGACCACGCGGCTGAGCCTGGTGGATCGCGGCTTTGCCTATGCCATCGCGCATATTCGCGGCGGCGACGATCTGGGGCGGCGCTGGTATCTGCAAGGCAAGCTCAACGAGCGGACCAACACCTTCAACGATTTCGTCGATGTCGGGCGCGGGTTGATCGCAAAGGGCTACACCGCCGAAGGCAAAGTCACCGCGAGCGGTGGCTCAGCTGGTGGTGAGCTGATGGGCGCCATCGTCAACCAAGACCCGTCGCAATACGGCGCGATTGTTGCGCATGTCCCATTTGTCGATGTGCTCAACACGATGCTCAATGCCGAGCTGCCACTGACGCCCGGCGAATGGCAGGAATGGGGCAACCCGATCGAGGACAAACAGGCGTTTGCCTACATCCTCAGCTACTCACCCTATGATCAAGTCAGGGCGCAGGACTATCCGCCGATGCTGGTCACCGCAGGGCTGAACGATCCGCGCGTGACCTATTGGGAACCTGCGAAGTGGGTCGCCAAATTGCGCGACGTGAAGACCGACGACAATGTGCTGCTGATGAAGACCAATATGGGCGCAGGCCATGGCGGGAAGTCGGGCCGCTGGAACTCGCTCTATGAGACAGCGGAGGAGTACAGCTTCATTCTCTGGCAGATGGGGATGACTGAAGAACAGGACGGCGAGTGA
- a CDS encoding thioesterase family protein has product MTTRFTRTFTAAPEHIDELGHVNNSVWVQWIQDLATQHWAAVADPDHHAAFFWVVIRHEIDYRGNIAEGESATGATWIPDPPKGAKSLRCVEFTDEAGKVLVSARTTWAMLDKASGRLARVRPEVIAPFLES; this is encoded by the coding sequence ATGACCACTCGCTTCACCCGAACCTTCACCGCCGCGCCGGAGCACATTGACGAGCTTGGCCACGTCAACAATTCGGTCTGGGTGCAGTGGATTCAAGACCTCGCCACCCAGCACTGGGCGGCTGTTGCGGACCCGGATCATCATGCGGCGTTCTTCTGGGTCGTGATCCGGCACGAGATCGATTATCGCGGCAATATTGCCGAGGGCGAGAGTGCGACCGGCGCAACCTGGATTCCCGATCCGCCCAAAGGCGCAAAATCGCTGCGCTGTGTCGAGTTTACCGATGAGGCGGGCAAGGTGCTGGTCTCGGCACGCACAACATGGGCGATGCTTGACAAGGCCAGCGGGCGGCTTGCTCGCGTAAGGCCAGAGGTGATCGCGCCGTTTCTTGAAAGCTAG
- a CDS encoding diguanylate cyclase produces the protein MAFPIASARAETPCFASVPPDIGLERIPEGQIEWKCDRTAINLDAWRNVVRLDIAPENEPRFAISRAAKFSSMSIGVETASGVSWSHTDFDNIEATFFDRQFAVPLPDHEGQASAVYVVIEGATQATTFDYLHLADQLPGSSRADIGLLIVVALFTGMMLMPILFDLVGYRILRETFMLWHALLVITLAVQLVCSYGLYVAFVQINLPMVRAVTIGSFSLMVFAAVMFSLRFIEPDRVPSWLRATIVWLTLAFVAISCVHLAGIEGLGRWPSVFYFTSGAPLGIAVVAMLYTALRNGSRTARFLAIGLSPLLFVAMIRVVSFTLPGVPTIDANELLIAATLIEVCATGLGVASRFLALKRERDHAHAVMDELGDMAEHDALTGLHNRRILDTRFGELREEGFDTFALIDLDHFKDINDRYGHLVGDTVLTACAEAIRGSDRDTMAMRLGGEEFVIMLRGAQSVQRAEALRQSIPMRVGSDVEGLDHPVTASMGVIEMPGGADAKVAFDEVYARADALLYEAKASGRNRMLHEQMGVCAPPLSQRPEEAAAA, from the coding sequence ATGGCGTTTCCGATTGCCTCTGCGCGGGCAGAAACGCCCTGCTTCGCCTCGGTTCCGCCCGATATCGGTCTGGAAAGAATCCCGGAAGGTCAAATTGAGTGGAAGTGTGATCGCACTGCAATCAATCTCGACGCCTGGCGTAACGTCGTCCGATTGGACATCGCGCCGGAGAATGAACCGCGCTTCGCCATAAGCCGCGCAGCGAAATTTTCCAGCATGAGCATCGGGGTTGAAACCGCTTCCGGGGTCAGCTGGTCGCACACCGATTTCGACAACATTGAAGCAACTTTCTTCGACCGCCAGTTTGCTGTCCCGCTGCCGGATCACGAAGGACAGGCGAGCGCTGTCTACGTCGTGATCGAAGGGGCCACACAAGCGACAACTTTCGACTATCTGCACCTAGCCGATCAGCTTCCCGGATCGAGCCGCGCCGATATCGGGCTGTTGATTGTCGTCGCACTGTTCACGGGCATGATGTTGATGCCGATCCTGTTTGATCTGGTGGGCTACCGAATTCTGCGCGAAACCTTCATGCTATGGCACGCCCTACTGGTCATCACTCTCGCCGTGCAGTTGGTGTGCAGCTACGGCCTTTATGTCGCATTCGTTCAGATCAACCTGCCAATGGTGAGGGCAGTGACCATCGGCAGCTTCAGCCTGATGGTTTTTGCCGCGGTGATGTTCTCATTGCGATTCATAGAACCTGATCGTGTGCCAAGCTGGCTCCGAGCGACCATAGTGTGGCTGACGCTGGCATTTGTCGCGATATCCTGCGTCCACCTTGCAGGGATAGAAGGACTGGGGCGTTGGCCGTCGGTGTTCTATTTCACATCCGGTGCGCCACTCGGTATTGCCGTGGTGGCCATGCTCTACACAGCTTTGCGCAATGGCAGCCGCACCGCGCGTTTCCTTGCGATTGGCCTGAGCCCACTGCTGTTTGTCGCGATGATCCGGGTCGTCAGCTTTACCCTGCCCGGCGTGCCCACAATTGACGCCAACGAACTGCTGATTGCGGCCACCCTGATCGAGGTATGCGCCACGGGGCTGGGGGTCGCCAGCCGTTTCCTCGCGCTGAAGCGCGAACGCGATCACGCCCATGCTGTTATGGACGAGCTCGGCGACATGGCCGAACATGACGCGCTCACTGGGCTGCACAACCGCCGCATCCTCGACACCCGCTTCGGAGAACTGCGCGAAGAAGGCTTCGATACTTTCGCGCTGATTGATCTCGACCACTTCAAGGACATCAACGACCGCTATGGTCATCTGGTCGGCGATACGGTCTTGACCGCCTGCGCCGAAGCGATCCGAGGCTCGGATCGCGACACGATGGCGATGCGCTTGGGCGGGGAAGAATTCGTCATCATGCTGCGCGGTGCGCAATCGGTGCAGCGTGCCGAGGCGCTGAGACAATCGATACCCATGCGTGTTGGGAGCGACGTCGAGGGGCTCGATCACCCTGTGACGGCGAGCATGGGTGTGATCGAAATGCCAGGCGGAGCGGATGCAAAGGTCGCCTTCGACGAGGTTTACGCCCGTGCCGATGCGCTGCTCTATGAAGCCAAGGCCTCGGGACGGAATCGGATGCTGCACGAGCAGATGGGCGTGTGCGCTCCGCCATTGAGCCAGCGCCCCGAAGAAGCGGCTGCCGCCTAG
- a CDS encoding substrate-binding domain-containing protein — protein MSERRARIGMIVGMLGAASLTLVGCDSGGGSRESIRAVGSSTVYPFAKQTAESFARSNPEYNSPLIEQTGTGGGMQLFCSGVGADTPDMANASRRMKLSEFDKCQANNVKDIIELQVGLDGIAFASAIGGIQLNLSPKTVYEALAARPYGEEQTAQTWADVDPSLPDEPILVYGPPSTSGTRDALKELVLEAGCDTNPAMKALKESDEDEHQKICTEVRSDGAYSDQGEQDNLIVQKIEANPRTIGVFGFSYLDENSDKVQGLPMNGVDPTYDNIASFDYPGARPLYVYVKKAHMRAIPGLDLYLQEWVKNWTKDGPLAKIGLVASPSEEMSLNERRVNELLTMTREDLTGEAPAEAPAEAALQEN, from the coding sequence ATGAGTGAGCGCCGCGCACGTATCGGGATGATTGTCGGCATGCTTGGTGCCGCGTCATTAACGCTTGTCGGCTGCGACAGCGGCGGCGGATCGCGCGAATCCATTCGCGCAGTTGGCTCCTCGACGGTCTATCCCTTCGCCAAACAAACCGCAGAAAGCTTCGCCCGCTCCAATCCCGAATACAATTCCCCGCTGATCGAGCAGACCGGCACGGGCGGCGGGATGCAGCTTTTCTGCTCCGGCGTGGGTGCGGATACGCCCGACATGGCCAACGCGTCGCGCCGGATGAAGCTCAGCGAATTCGACAAATGTCAGGCCAATAACGTCAAAGACATCATCGAACTCCAAGTCGGGCTCGACGGGATCGCCTTCGCCTCAGCAATTGGCGGAATTCAGCTGAATCTCTCGCCCAAGACTGTTTACGAAGCGCTGGCTGCGCGCCCTTATGGCGAAGAGCAGACTGCGCAGACCTGGGCAGATGTCGATCCGTCACTGCCCGATGAACCCATTCTAGTGTACGGCCCGCCGAGCACATCGGGCACGCGCGACGCGCTGAAAGAACTCGTGCTGGAGGCTGGCTGCGACACCAATCCGGCGATGAAAGCGCTCAAGGAAAGCGACGAGGATGAGCACCAGAAGATTTGCACCGAAGTGCGATCCGATGGCGCCTATTCCGATCAGGGCGAACAGGACAATCTCATCGTTCAGAAGATCGAAGCCAATCCGCGCACCATCGGGGTTTTTGGTTTCTCGTATCTCGATGAAAATTCCGACAAGGTGCAAGGCCTGCCGATGAACGGTGTCGATCCGACTTACGACAACATTGCGAGCTTCGATTATCCGGGCGCTCGCCCGCTCTATGTCTATGTGAAGAAAGCGCATATGCGCGCCATCCCCGGCCTTGATCTCTATCTGCAGGAATGGGTCAAGAACTGGACCAAAGATGGGCCGCTGGCCAAGATTGGTCTGGTCGCGTCACCGTCCGAGGAAATGAGCCTGAACGAGCGGCGCGTGAATGAATTGCTGACGATGACCCGCGAAGACCTGACAGGTGAAGCGCCAGCGGAAGCACCCGCAGAAGCCGCGCTGCAAGAGAACTGA
- a CDS encoding substrate-binding domain-containing protein, with protein MNTKTPRSNLLRDSRLLLVGASLAILAACGETEEDAGVDAISIVGSSTVFPFAEKVAADFVAANEGMAAPSIESTGSTEGIETFCAGEGPDTPDIVNASRRMTVTEFNGCSNNGVSEIIEIKVGRDGIAFASSIDDGIEIELSPSIIYRALAANPFGEEQTAANWSDVDGSLPNEPITVYGPPATSGTRDALLDIILQPACTTNGAMAALEESDPTAFEQNCHALRGDSAYIDQGEQDDLIVRKIANNPRAIGMFGYSYLEENPDSVKALPVGGVLPTAETIADESYPASRPLYIYVKKAHIGVTPGIQEYLNQWSQSWSAGGPLTAIGLVPASDEVQAASAETVSNLTVMNSEGF; from the coding sequence ATGAACACGAAAACCCCCCGATCGAACCTTCTTAGAGATTCGCGCCTCCTTTTGGTCGGCGCATCACTGGCGATACTGGCAGCCTGCGGTGAAACCGAGGAAGACGCCGGCGTCGACGCCATTTCGATAGTCGGATCATCGACGGTTTTCCCCTTTGCCGAGAAGGTTGCGGCGGACTTCGTCGCGGCGAATGAAGGCATGGCGGCCCCTTCCATCGAATCCACCGGTTCGACCGAGGGGATCGAGACATTCTGCGCGGGCGAAGGCCCTGACACGCCCGACATCGTCAACGCTTCACGCCGGATGACCGTCACCGAATTCAACGGTTGCAGCAATAACGGCGTCTCCGAGATCATCGAGATCAAGGTTGGACGTGACGGGATCGCTTTTGCCTCGTCGATCGATGACGGGATCGAGATCGAGTTGTCGCCGAGCATCATTTACCGCGCGCTTGCGGCGAACCCGTTCGGCGAAGAACAAACCGCCGCCAATTGGTCGGACGTCGATGGCTCGCTGCCGAACGAGCCGATCACCGTCTACGGACCTCCGGCGACATCGGGCACGCGTGACGCGCTGCTCGACATCATTCTGCAGCCCGCCTGCACAACCAACGGCGCGATGGCGGCGCTGGAGGAAAGCGACCCGACTGCATTCGAACAAAACTGCCACGCCCTGCGCGGAGACAGCGCGTATATCGATCAAGGCGAACAGGACGATCTGATCGTCCGTAAGATCGCCAACAATCCGCGCGCAATTGGCATGTTCGGCTATTCGTATCTCGAAGAAAATCCCGACAGCGTGAAGGCGCTACCCGTCGGCGGCGTTCTGCCAACAGCAGAGACCATCGCCGATGAAAGCTATCCCGCATCGCGCCCGCTCTACATCTATGTGAAAAAGGCGCATATCGGTGTGACGCCGGGCATTCAGGAATACCTGAACCAATGGTCGCAAAGCTGGAGCGCGGGCGGTCCGCTGACCGCGATTGGCCTGGTCCCGGCTTCCGATGAGGTGCAAGCCGCCAGCGCCGAGACAGTCAGCAATTTGACGGTGATGAACAGCGAAGGGTTCTAG
- a CDS encoding DEAD/DEAH box helicase family protein yields the protein MQFAGEWREYQARVLAEMESHLGDDRLHVVAAPGAGKTVLGLEIVRQLGKPALVFAPSLAIRDQWGERLVPLFMAEMPPENDISRNLADPRALTLSTYQSLDSFRRSDDLTDLIATLNEKGPLTLVLDEAHHLRRAWWECLDRLAKELNDVTIVALTATPPYDASFAEWKRYEALCGPIDLEIGIPELVRNGDLCPHQDHLVLSRPTEDALAVLARRHKAIGDLQLELINDDELLEWLARHPWLTDPDAHIEDILEAPEMLSAALILLGSAGRKLPREPLDLLGVSASDLPRPSLFWLERLLDGLLFRHKQVFVLDQERRETLHNRLQRHGLIEGGKVRLQHTRSVFRLLASSLAKLDSIAEIAETEHGKLGDELRMVVLSDHIRAGELPRSPEAEFKPAKLGVIPIFESLRRAGIAEAKIGVLTGSLVIIPRSAMEALGEVAERLGMPRGSVRCKDIKACPGHVELQPVGGNSADQIRLVTALFLSGEVRILVGTQSLLGQGWDAPALNSLVLASNTASFMLSNQMRGRAIRIDPHQPDKVANIWHLATIEPDESTLAQAVTASLNWGAFNDGGSGGVSDIGVVARRFRAFECISNGEARLIESGLGRLDIDPAQSIATLNRQAFAIAADRAGIASKWSTSLGDGEARSRVRETAAPNYAPRRLSWFDTLHSAAWSAGSTAALVAGNELRAVASFEGLGMVAMGAAGIATLASLPRLAKAARLAWRNGSLEGSLGEVAQAILRGLAEAKIIAASEVDAARIDIRTSVDGRKDVIVAGVSRAAERAVMQAIAEVLGPVQNPRYLLVRKSWLGPKRRTDYHAVPAALGARKEYAEAFLTIWKSQIGSSKLVFTRNREGRQVLLRARMKSLAAGFQRSVDRRSAWL from the coding sequence ATGCAGTTCGCCGGCGAATGGCGCGAATATCAGGCGCGCGTCCTCGCTGAAATGGAAAGTCACCTAGGGGACGATCGGCTGCACGTCGTCGCCGCGCCCGGTGCAGGCAAGACGGTGCTCGGTCTCGAAATCGTCCGGCAGCTTGGCAAGCCAGCGCTGGTTTTCGCGCCAAGTCTGGCCATTCGCGATCAATGGGGCGAGCGGCTGGTGCCGCTGTTCATGGCAGAGATGCCGCCTGAAAACGACATCTCTCGCAATCTTGCCGATCCGCGCGCCTTAACCCTTTCGACCTATCAGTCGCTCGACAGCTTTCGGCGCAGCGACGATCTGACGGATCTGATCGCGACCTTGAACGAAAAGGGCCCGCTCACGCTGGTGCTCGATGAAGCGCATCACCTGCGCCGGGCATGGTGGGAGTGCCTCGACCGGTTGGCGAAAGAGTTGAACGACGTGACCATCGTCGCGCTGACCGCCACGCCGCCCTACGATGCTAGCTTCGCCGAGTGGAAGCGGTACGAGGCGCTATGCGGCCCCATCGATCTCGAAATCGGCATCCCGGAACTGGTACGTAACGGAGACCTGTGCCCGCATCAGGATCATCTGGTGCTCTCGCGCCCGACCGAGGATGCACTCGCAGTGCTCGCACGGCGGCACAAGGCAATCGGCGATCTCCAACTGGAATTGATCAATGACGACGAATTGCTTGAATGGCTCGCCCGGCACCCTTGGCTGACCGATCCCGACGCGCATATCGAAGACATCCTCGAAGCGCCGGAAATGCTTTCGGCGGCGCTCATTTTGCTTGGTTCGGCTGGGCGGAAACTACCGCGTGAACCGCTCGATCTGCTTGGCGTTTCCGCAAGCGATCTCCCTCGCCCGTCGCTGTTCTGGCTGGAGCGGCTGCTTGACGGTCTGTTGTTCCGGCACAAACAGGTTTTTGTGCTGGACCAGGAGCGGCGAGAGACATTGCACAATCGTCTGCAGCGTCACGGTCTGATCGAAGGTGGCAAGGTACGGCTCCAGCATACCCGCTCGGTGTTTCGCCTGCTGGCTTCCAGCCTTGCCAAACTCGATAGCATCGCAGAGATCGCCGAAACGGAACACGGTAAGCTGGGCGACGAGCTGCGGATGGTGGTGCTGTCCGATCATATTCGCGCAGGCGAGTTGCCGCGCAGCCCCGAGGCCGAATTCAAGCCTGCGAAGCTGGGCGTGATCCCAATCTTCGAAAGCCTGCGACGGGCTGGCATAGCGGAAGCGAAGATCGGTGTATTGACCGGCAGTCTGGTAATCATCCCGCGCTCGGCCATGGAGGCGCTCGGAGAGGTCGCCGAAAGACTGGGGATGCCGCGCGGTTCCGTTCGCTGCAAAGACATTAAGGCGTGCCCCGGGCATGTCGAGCTGCAGCCTGTGGGAGGCAACAGCGCTGACCAGATCAGGCTTGTCACTGCGCTGTTTCTAAGTGGCGAAGTTCGGATACTGGTCGGTACTCAGTCGCTGCTAGGGCAGGGATGGGACGCGCCCGCGCTCAACAGCCTTGTGTTGGCCAGCAACACCGCGTCCTTCATGCTGTCGAACCAGATGCGCGGCCGGGCGATCCGGATCGACCCGCACCAGCCGGATAAGGTCGCCAATATCTGGCATCTCGCAACGATAGAGCCTGATGAGAGCACCTTGGCGCAGGCGGTCACGGCGTCACTTAATTGGGGCGCGTTCAACGATGGTGGTTCTGGCGGCGTGTCCGATATCGGCGTGGTCGCAAGGCGATTTCGAGCGTTCGAGTGTATTTCGAACGGCGAGGCGAGATTGATCGAAAGCGGGCTCGGGCGGTTGGACATCGATCCGGCGCAGAGCATTGCCACTTTGAACCGGCAAGCCTTCGCCATAGCGGCGGACCGCGCGGGCATCGCGTCGAAATGGTCTACTTCACTGGGTGATGGAGAAGCGCGCTCTCGAGTGCGCGAAACCGCCGCGCCCAACTATGCGCCGCGGCGCCTGAGCTGGTTCGACACCCTCCATTCCGCTGCATGGAGCGCAGGAAGCACCGCCGCTTTGGTCGCGGGAAACGAACTGCGCGCGGTCGCATCGTTCGAAGGGCTCGGCATGGTCGCGATGGGCGCCGCCGGTATAGCAACGCTCGCCAGCCTGCCCCGCCTTGCCAAAGCCGCTCGGCTCGCCTGGCGCAATGGATCGCTCGAGGGAAGCCTCGGCGAAGTGGCGCAAGCGATCCTTCGTGGTCTCGCCGAAGCGAAGATCATTGCCGCTTCGGAAGTCGACGCCGCGCGGATCGACATCCGAACCAGCGTCGACGGACGCAAGGATGTTATCGTCGCAGGCGTCAGCCGCGCGGCCGAGCGTGCGGTCATGCAGGCCATCGCGGAAGTGCTCGGGCCGGTCCAGAACCCGCGTTACCTATTGGTGCGCAAATCGTGGCTCGGCCCGAAACGGCGGACCGACTACCATGCAGTTCCTGCGGCGCTCGGTGCGCGCAAGGAATATGCCGAGGCCTTCCTGACTATCTGGAAGTCCCAGATCGGCTCGTCCAAGCTCGTCTTCACCCGCAACCGCGAAGGCAGACAGGTGCTGCTGCGGGCGCGGATGAAATCGCTCGCAGCAGGGTTCCAGCGCTCGGTGGATCGAAGGTCGGCATGGCTCTAG